A stretch of the Solanum dulcamara chromosome 6, daSolDulc1.2, whole genome shotgun sequence genome encodes the following:
- the LOC129892775 gene encoding uncharacterized protein LOC129892775: MADQVVAVNFTHEQHQQEREGIYVLNNIEEYTQVPKESSMVNYTDQQCNSNLPVAPPGKSSNHVNQQTLDDADHSHNVTQMHRVIVDQNETSLTDNTLKNKASTVLKNTHLAVSKNLQSGTATVVDNFVQRIDGNTMNCEGNMLKAMGAQLHPTADEHHGTAATNLMQVLVYLVDPDDLVDKHNEQGNTSNGHVYTNKHSAQVSKDPNVNQQNVQRPYIPNNNPMRVSNNFERHNSNNTAAANIRNKPSHTNPNQTITQNKPSSTNLPTPPNPVIPHTLATKLRAQEAMKADDIDITPLKITTKQGYPAVVFTKEDFMVNLASDLHQNNNGPGRILTSNVTSNNYADLVPQDQPTNHVQQNHGQHHQQHTQQHKTQGFMLLGESSVPLQHNTNNNHQRKNQQQAEVYGVEEGGIQERTTNLQEGTTRGRESLLVDHRKVYRSPATTPQNASNLRIQEQQFNSQEEDELRSNNLNDIVQGNVTNIQVNKGQRQQTEVLVTEQNMGEDQTPNISMTNHSTDAQILNNKYTLSLSKKKMDAIKKKLIKEMQAGQPKNTSNEIQATPLQIHDLSNERQVLSKEDSSEDFSDEYRVTHSEDEEDHDQWEDEQQENQ, from the exons ATGGCTGATCAAGTGGTGGCTGTGAATTTTACTCATGAACAACATCAGCAGGAAAGGGAGGGAATTTATGTATTGAATAATATTGAGGAGTACACTCAGGTGCCAAAAGAAAGTTCAATGGTTAATTACACTGATCAGCAATGCAATAGTAACTTACCAGTTGCACCtccaggtaagtcttctaaccATGTCAATCAACAAACATTAGATGATGCTGATCATAGTCACAATGTGACTCAAATGCATAGGGTCATTGTTGATCAAAATGAAACCAGTTTAACTGATAATACTCTGAAAAATAAGGCTTCTACTGTTCTGAAAAATACGCATCTGGCTGTGTCCAAGAACCTGCAAAGTGGTACTGCCACTGTTGTTGATAATTTTGTGCAAAGGATAGATGGTAATACTATGAATTGTGAAGGCAATATGTTGAAAGCCATGGGAGCTCAGTTGCATCCTACTGCAGATGAGCACCATGGTACTGCTGCTACTAACCTTATGCAGGTTCTAGTTTATCTTGTTGATCCTGATGATCTTGTAGATAAGCACAATGAGCAGGGGAACACATCCAATGGACATGTGTATACAAACAAACATTCTGCACAAGTGTCTAAGGATCCCAATGTGAACCAGCAAAATGTCCAAAGACCTTATATCCCTAATAACAACCCCATGAGAGTGTCAAACAACTTTGAAAGGCATAACTCCAATAATACAGCTGCTGCTAACATTAGAAACAAGCCTAGCCACACCAATCCTAACCAGACTATCACTCAAAATAAGCCTTCTAGTACTAATTTACCCACCCCTCCTAACCCTGTCATCCCTCACACTTTAGCTACCAAGTTGAGAGCTCAAGAGGCTATGAAAGctgatgatattgatattacCCCTCTTAAAATCACAACAAAACAAGGATATCCTGCTGTGGTATTTACAAAAGAAGATTTCATGGTGAATCTAGCCTCTGACT TACATCAGAACAATAATGGCCCAGGTAGGATTCTTACTTCTAATGTTACTTCTAACAATTATGCTGATCTTGTTCCACAAGATCAGCCCACTAACCATGTCCAGCAGAACCATGGacaacaccaccaacaacaTACACAACAGCATAAAACACAAGGCTTCATGTTACTTGGGGAAAGTTCTGTACCTCTCCAACATAACACTAACAACAAccatcaaaggaaaaatcagCAGCAAGCAG AAGTCTATGGGGTTGAGGAAGGGGGAATACAGGAGAGAACtactaatctgcaggaagggaCTACTAGGGGGAGGGAATCTCTATTGGTTGACCATAGAAAAGTCTATAGATCCCCTGCAACCACTCCTCAGAATGCTAGCAATTTAAGAATACAAGAACAACAATTTAATTCCCAAGAAGAAGATGAGCTTAGAAGCAACAATCTCAATGATATAGTTCAGGGTAATGTGACTAATATTCAGGTCAACAAGGGTCAGAGGCAACAAACTGAGGTACTGGTTACTGAACAAAATATGGGAGAGGACCAAACTCCTAATATCAGTATGACAAATCACAGTACAGATGCGCAGATCCTCAATAACAAATACACCTTATCTCTTAGCAAGAAGAAAATGGATGCTATTAAAAAGAAGCTTATCAAGGAGATGCAAGCAGGGCAACCAA AAAATACATCCAATGAAATTCAGGCCACACCTCTCCAAATTCATGATTTATCCAATGAGAGGCAGGTGCTTAGTAAAGAAGACAGTTCAGAAGACTTTTCTGATGAatatagggtcactcattctgaagatgaggaagatCATGACCAGTGGGAGGATGAACAACAGGAAAACCAATAG